The genomic region ACTATAAAGGCCGTATCGGTATCGGTAAGGTCAACTCCGGCGTCGTCAAGACCGGCCAGGCGATCACCGTCATCAACCGTGAGGGCGAGCACGTTCCCGGGAAGATCGCGCAGGTCTTCATCTATCAGGGCCTGAACCGCGTCGAAGTCGAGCAGGCGGAAGCCGGCGAGATCGTCGCGATCTCGGGACTGGCCGATGTCAATATCGGCGAGACCGTGGCGTCGCGGGAAAATCCCGTCGCGCTGCCGCTCATGAACATCGACGAACCCACGCTCAGCATGACCTTCGGCGTCAACACGTCGCCGCTGGCCGGCCGCGAGGGGCAGTTCTCCACATCCCGCAAGCTGCGCGAGCGGCTGATGAAGGAACTGCAAACCAACGTCGCCCTGCGTGTCGAGGACTCAGAGACCGCCGATCAGTTCACCGTCTCCGGACGCGGCGAGCTTCACCTGGCCGTTCTTATTGAGACGATGCGCCGGGAAGGCTACGAGCTTCAAGTGTCCCAGCCCGAGGTCATTTTCCATGAGGAAAACGGCCATCGGATGGAGCCGCTGGAAGAGGTCGAGATCGATGTCGCCGAGGAATACAGCGGCGTCGTGATCGAACAGCTCGGACGCCGCAAAGGCGAGATGCTGGATATGAAGGCGCCCGGTAACGGGACCGTGCATATGCGCTTCAAAGTGCCGACCCGCGGACTTCTGGGCTTCCGAAATCAACTGATCACGGAAACCCGCGGCACGGGAGTGCTGAACTCGCTCTTCGGCGGATATGTCCCCTATATGGGCGATATGACGGTGGAGCGAAACGGCAGCCTGCTGGCCAGTGAATCGGGAATCACCACGACCTTCGGCCTGCAAAACGCCGAAGAGCGAGGGATCCTCTTCCTGCCGCATAATGTCGAAGTCTACGAGGGAATGATCGTCGGCAAGAACGCCCGCGACACCGACCTCGAAGTCAACGTC from Capsulimonas corticalis harbors:
- the typA gene encoding translational GTPase TypA; its protein translation is MSKPNSQTHLRNIAIIAHVDHGKTTLVDGMLKQGGVFRANQHVAERVMDKMDLEKERGITIVSKHNAITYGDIKINIVDTPGHADFGGEVERVMSLVDGVLLLVDAVEGPMPQTRFVLAKALQAGLKAVVVVNKIDRPQSRVDWVVDQTFDLFGHLGATEDQLDFPVVYAIALQGTSTLDANVPGEDLKPLFETIVNHLSPPEGDPEAPLQLRITTLDYDDYKGRIGIGKVNSGVVKTGQAITVINREGEHVPGKIAQVFIYQGLNRVEVEQAEAGEIVAISGLADVNIGETVASRENPVALPLMNIDEPTLSMTFGVNTSPLAGREGQFSTSRKLRERLMKELQTNVALRVEDSETADQFTVSGRGELHLAVLIETMRREGYELQVSQPEVIFHEENGHRMEPLEEVEIDVAEEYSGVVIEQLGRRKGEMLDMKAPGNGTVHMRFKVPTRGLLGFRNQLITETRGTGVLNSLFGGYVPYMGDMTVERNGSLLASESGITTTFGLQNAEERGILFLPHNVEVYEGMIVGKNARDTDLEVNVCRTKHLTSMRQSVKETFTRLNPHTVMTLDRAIEYIGPDELVEVTPKNIRMRKRELNPDQRRKNSKTRG